CCTTAACTCCTAGCCTGGTGCTGAGCCACCTGCAGCCTGGCACATTTAAGCTTGGATCCTACATTCAGGCAAGAGCTGACTCTGAATCCCAGCCTATCCAAGCTGACCCCAAGCACAGACCCTGCATACCAGATGGAGCTGATCCTGAGGCCCAGCCTGTCCGAGCTGACTCTGGATCCTGTATGCTAGCCAGAGTTGACCCTGGATCCCTCACACCAACGAGAGCTGACTCTGAGCCCCAGGCTGGCTGAGCTGACCCCAAGCCCTCCATGCCATCCAGAGATGACCCTCAGTCCTGGTGCAGCTGAGATGATTCCAGATCCTGCACACCAGCCAGAAGAGACCCCAGTCCCCAACCTGGCCGAGCTGACCCTGGAGCCTGTACACTGCAGGCCTGAGCTCCTGGATGCCTGTGCTGACCTCATCAATGAACAGTGGCCCCGCAGCCGTGCCTCCCGCCTACACTCCCTGGGCCAGTCCTCAGACGCCTTCCCTCTCTGCCTGATGCTGTTGAGCCCCCACCCCTCGCCAGAAGCAGCCCCCATTGTGGTGGGCCATGCCCGCCTGTCACGGGTGCTGGACCGGCCCCAGAGTCTCCTGGTAGAGACGGTAGTGGTGGCCCGGGCCTTGAGAGGCCGTGGCTTTGGCCGCCGCCTCATGGAGGGCCTGGAGGTCTTTGCCAAGGCCCGCGGCTTCTGCCGGCTGCACCTCACTACTCAGGATCAGCTGCACTTTTACGCCCACCTGGGCTACCAGCTAAGCGAGCCTGTACAGGGCTTGGTCTTCACCAGTCGAGGGCTGCCCGCCACCCTGCTCAGTGCCTTCCCCAGGGCCTCCTACCCCCAGCCACCCTGCAAGGCCCCCAACCTGACTGCCCAAGCTGCCACAAGAGCCCCCAAAGGGCCCCCACTGCCACCTCCTCCTCCCCTGCCTGAGCTCCTAactaccccacccccacccaaagCAGGCTCCTCTCCACAAAGCCTGCTGGAGACACAATACCGAGACCTGAGGGGCTGTCCCATCTTCTGGATGGAAAAGGACATCTGAGGGCCACCCAGGGAAAGGCACCACCTTTTTGGGTCAATGGATTGCCTAGAACAGTACCAGCCCCTAACCCCTGGAGGTGGCTTTAGCCTGCATGTGTTTTCTGAGTACCAGTGGGGCCAGGAGGTGCCTTCCGGGGCTCTGGCTCAGAGCCATCAGTGTGGCTGAATAAAGGCTTCTCTTGGGTGTGGATGTGATCGTTCATTTGTTGATCCCCACCCTTGCCTCTCAGCCTTGCCTCAGGACCCCTGTCCCTATATGAGCCCCCAGATCTACCTTGGccctggggccctggtggaggGACACCTACCTGCCTTTTGCCTCTCCCACCCTGCTGGGCCCAGGAGACAAAAAGCAGGGTGGCTATTCCCTTCCCCATTCACTCATCACCACTCACcgagtacctactgtgtgtcaggctctGGGCTAGGCACAGGTAACAGGGACAAGACAGATAGGTCTCAACCCAAAAGGACAGACAGGGAGACAggcatagaggcaggatttatgcTGGGATGAGGAAGGTAACAGGTTGTGGGAGCCCAGATGCTCTCACTCCACCTGTGGATCCAGGAGGCCTCCCCAGGGAGGTGCTGTTACAGCAGAGATCTCAGTGCTGAGCAGGAATTAGCCAGGCAAGGAGGTGAGGACTGAGTGTTCTTGGGGCAGGGAACAAGATGGGCAAAGGAGAGAAGGGGCCTTCTGAGAGTGCTGGGGTGGAGTGGGGTCCGATGGCACAGTGGTACCATGGCAGAGACGGAGAACACAGGAGGGGAGCTGCCAAGGCTAGCTTGGTGTGTGGTTGCTCTGAGAGGCCTGTGGGACCCCTTGGGGACCATGCTTTCCCCAGCCCCTAAATCCTTTTGGGAATGGGCTGGGGAGCTGCCCTTTCTGTATGGAAGGTGTGGCTATGGCTGTGCTCTCTAAGCTCACACCCCCTCTCTCCTGCAGGTTTCCATCCCTGGGGCATGAGCATGCAGCCAGGCCTGGCCCTGGTGCTGGGGGTGGCCCTGTGCCTGGGGTGTGGCCAGCCCCCTCCGCGGGCCCCTGAACGCCCCTTCTCCGTACTGTGGAATGTGCCCTCAGCACACTGTAAGGACCGCTTTGGCGTGCTCCTGCCACTCAGGGCCCTGGGCATCACAGCCAACCGTGGCCAGCACTTCCAAGGCCAGAATGTCACCATCTTCTACAAGAACCGGCTTGGTCTCTATCCCTACTTTGGGCCCAGGGGCACAGCTCACCATGGGGGCATCCCCCAGGTTGTGCCCCTTGGCCGCCACCTGGCAAGGGCTGCCTGTCAGATCCGCCACAGCCTGCGACCTGACTTTGCTGGCCTGGCAGTGCTGGACTGGGAGGAGTGGTGTCCACTCTGGGCTGGAAACTGGGGCCGCCGTCGGGCCTATCAGGCAGCCTCATGGGCTTGGGCACAGCAAGTGTTCCCCCATCTGGACCCCCAGGAGCAACTCCATCAGGCCCGTGCTGGCTTTGAGCAGGCAGCCCGTGCACTGATGGAGGACACACTGCGGCTGGGCCAGGCACTGCAGCCCCACGGGCTATGGGGCTTCTATCGCTTCCCAGCCTGCGGCAATGGCTGGCATAGCATGGCCTCCAACTACACAGGCCGCTGCCACGCAGCCACCCTTGCCCGCAACACCCAGCTGCACTGGCTCTGGGCTGCCTCCACTGCCCTCTTCCCCAGCATCTACCTACCACCCAGGCTGCCACCTGCCCATCACCAAGCCTTTGTCCGACACCGCCTGGAAGAGGCCTTCCGTGTGGCTCACGCTGGGCACCTGCATCCCCTGCCAGTCCTGGCCTATGCCCGCCTCACATACCGGAATTCTGGGAGGTTCCTGTCCCAGGTGAGTAGAAACTGAGGCCTAGGGGTCTGAATGGGCCCTGTCCAAGGAAGGGCTGAGGACACCTTGCCCAGGATTATCTAGGGGAGGCCGTTCCCTGGGGCATCTGATGAGGGAAGCATGGCTCTGTCCTGGTGAATCTTGTGGGCAAGGCGAGGCCTGGCCTTTGGAGTGGTCTAAAGGGAAACATTCTCTGAGTGTAGGACCTGAGAGGCCACTTACAGGCTCAGTGCCAAGGTGCCCTACACTAGAGGTGGAGTCAGATAGATCATGGGGGTGAACCAGGAGAACTTCTTGAAAGTAGAAGTGAGCCTAAATGGGTCTGGCCAGCCCGGCTCTGGCTGAGCAGTTCTCTGCTTCCAGGATGACCTAGTGCAGACCATGGGTGTAAGCGCGGCACTGGGGGCAGCTGGCGTCGTGCTCTGGGGGGACCTGAGCATCTCCAGCTCTGAGGTGAGTATCGCCCCCTCCAGCCTGCCACACAGCCCACACTGCGGTCCAGCCAATGTTGGCGCCATGGAGCAGAGCAATGGCACATCCCACCCCCTCTCCTCAGGAGGAATGCTGGCGTCTCCACGACTACCTGGTGGGCACTTTGGGCCCCTATGTGATCAACGTGACCAGGGCAGCTATGGCCTGCAGTCACCAGCGGTGCCACGGCCATGGGCGCTGTGCTCGGCGAGACCCGGGACAGCTGGAAGCCTTTCTGCACCTGCGGCCAGATGGTATCCCTGGAGCTTGGGAGTCCTTCAGCTGCCGCTGTTACCGGGGCTGGGCTGGGCCTACCTGCCAGAAGCCTAGGCCTGGGCCTAAGGAGGTGGCATAAAGCCAGGAGTCTTCTGCTTCTGACCAGCCACTTCTCTGGTCCCTGCTGCCACCTGCCCAGGCCATGATGGAAAACTCTGGCTCACCCCTGCTCTATTCAGCTCATAGTCAACCTTCCCACTCACGCACCTCACTCCCCTCCCCATCCCTGGGGGGTGGAAAGGGCCAGAGAAAACACTTCCGCGATTTTAAAAATCTGACCACTCCTGAAGAGGAGGCAGCCCCAGAGTCAGCCAGGTTTCCAGCTGGTTAGGGCTGCCGGTCCAGAGCTCTGTTCCTGCACCTGACTGGGTCCACGGGGTGGTCACAGGAAACCTATCCAGGGGCAGATGAACCCCAAGAAAATTTTGGCTAAGCTCTGGGCGTGCCAAGCTGTTTGCTCTCTGTACTATGCTTTCCTCATAAACTCACTTTTTCTTTTCACTGTCTGAGGTTTAGCTGTCCTCACTTTTCTACTCAGCCCCAAGCTCCTGCCATGGTCACCTGATCGAGGTACCCGTGTAGACCCCGTCGCGAGTGCCCTGAGAGGCCAGTCCTGCCACGGGGGACTGCTCTGAGGGGCAGGTTCAGACTTAACGACCATGCACGTGTAcggttgggggggggggggatgcaGGGCATTGTGGGTACAGAGTTCAGCAAGAGACTTGTCAGCTTACGGGCCCAAGGAGTAGACTACAACTCCCGAGGTGCTCTGCGCCCAGTCGGCGGGCGCTAATCCGTGCGCGCAGCCTCTTGGGAATAGTAGTTTCGGCCGCGTGGATGAAGGTCTGAGCCGGGTGACCAGGCACTCGCCTTCCCGGCGGCCCATTTGGCAGGGCGGGGCGCCTGGCGAAGATGGTGGAGCGCGCGGCGTGTGGCTCCAGTAGCTTGCCCAAGTCTCAGCTTCGCTCACCGGCCGGTGTCTCGCTGGTCCGGAGCCCCCGCCCGCCAGGTCCCTGACCCAGCGCCCCCCGTGTTCGGTTTTCGGCATGCCCCGCGCCCGCAAGGGGAACGCACCTCGCAAGAGCGGCCAGCGCCGCGGAGGGGGTGAGTAAGGGGCGCGGGGTAGTTGATGGACGGAGGGTCCCTGTCATGTGTCCCTGTCAGTGACTCTGAGGCTCCTGCGATGGGGATCCCCGCCTCGATCAGCCCGGTGCCGCCTTCCGGAACTCCCCTGGGGCTGGCACGTGCCCTGGGAAGCAGCGGCCACGTGTGCGCCCAACTTAGGTGTGCTGCCCCCAGTCTGGAGGCCGCGCTCCCGGCCATAGCCCAACAGGTACTTCCCTCAGGTTTTCCattgcctttccaccccaggtgcCTGCTGGGTTGGACAAACCCTCCAGAAAGGGAGGGTAGCCGGCCTTGTCGCCAAGCCTAATGTTTTCCCGTACTGGACGAGGAAGGTGGTGGGAAGCCCGGTCTGCCCGGGAGAACCGAGGGAGAGGGAGGACCAGCAGGAAGCGGTAGGAGTCTGGCCTCGGTGGGCTTGGCCCACGAGGAGATGGAGGGAGCCCACGCCCTGGAACCCTGGGCAGTCCCGGACTCACTTATCAACGTCGAGCAGGAGTGTAACCTGGTGCAGTAAACAGATATGTTTACTGTGCAGTAATGGGACACCCATGAGGCACAGCTCAGACCTGACCACTACTCTAATGGGACTTGgattgggggacatctaagtgggTAGTGACAAACCCAAAGGACAGCGCTGGGGCGTGTTCGCCAAGTGTTGTCAGCTCCAGAATTAGGGACTGGAGAGACTTCCCAGGGGTGGAGCTTCTGTGAGCCTTGAGAAGGTGGGAAAGACAGCACCATGCCAAGGGAACAAGTTATGCAAAGGCTGGGTTGCTTTGGCAGACAGAGTGGTGAGAGAGGAGGTGAGCAGAGACCAATGAGCTGGACTTTGTCTGGCAGGCAGAAGGAGTATTTTGTGAGAAATACAGCCAGTCTGATGACCAGAACCTGCCCAGCTGTCAGCCTCACCTCACGAAGAGTCCCAGTACCAGAGTGCTCCAGCCCTGCTGACCTGGACATCCTCTGTGTTCACCCATCTTCAGAGGCTCACACAGTTCAGGGTCACTTCCTTTTTGCTGCTACTCCTAGCATTGGGAGGAGCTTGTGTGTCTATCACTCAGGGTTGAAGGCCCACGCTGGACCAAGGGGAACTTAGAGGACAGTATGTTTGAAGCCTGGGGTACTTACCTACCTCTTATGAGCTGGGCTGCTGCCCCCAAGGCTGAGAGATGGCTTGGTAAGATTGTTGATCCACAgaagaagcattaaaaaaaaacttgtttagtCATAATCTCCACCTGTTCCCGCCTGAAAGAGATGCTTTTGCATCTCTATTTTGCAAATGGAGAAACCGAGTCTGGTTACCTGACCTGGTTATATACCTGTAAAAGTGTGGAGTCAGGATTTGAAACCCGGGTCTGTCTGATTCTAGAATCTAAGCCTCTGACCTTCACCCTGCCCACTTTGTGGTCATAATCCGGGCTGGTGGCTGATCTTGCCCAGGATCTGCCTGTACATGGCCCCACTCCAGGCTGAGCCACAGTCCTAGGTGAGGACTGTGCAGCTCCTTCTGCCTctacctgccttctagtccttaaaGAAGGCTCTGGCTGCAGGAAGACATTGCCCACCAAGCCTGACAGGGTGTCAGTAGGCTGGGTCTGATACCTAATGCCGTCTAGTAGATAGACCTTCCTTTTCTCCTGCTTTCTGGCTCAGTGCTGCCTGCATCAGCCCTGTGCTGCCCACCTCAGCCTCTGTTTTCTTATCTCTGAGAGGGGACCATGTTCTGTCTTGCAGGGTCGTGGGGCTGGGGTGAGGTGCCTCCAGCCATCCCTCACCAATGGAGGCAGGCTAAGCACCCTTTTCCGCTTTCCCCAGGTGCCCGGAGCAGTGCCCAAGCTGACTCAGGTTCCAGTGAGGATGAGGCGGCCAGTGAGGCCCGCAGCACCACCAGTGAATGCCCCAGCCTTCTCAGTGTCACAGCAGAGGACTGCCTTGGTGAGAGCTGGTGGGAGCAGGGACCGGCTCAGTGGGGCCTCAGTGGGCAAGGGTAGGAAGTGGGACTGACCAGCTGGCTTTGCAGGGGGAGATGCTGTGAATGAGCAGGCTCAGCAGGAAGACCTTGAGGATAAGCTAAAGGAATATGTGGACTGCCTCACAGACAAGAGGTACCGGCAGCCGCCAGCCAACCCCTACATCCATATCCCTCCTCAGCCCATGCCAATTGTGGGCTGGTCCACATGACCCTCCTTCTCTGCCCCCACCAGTGCCAAGACCCGGCAAGGTGCCCTGGAGAGCCTGCGCCTGGCCCTGGCATCCCGCCTACTTCCTGACTTCTTGCTAGAGCGCCGCCTCACACTGGCTGATGCCCTAGAAAAGTGCCTCAAGAAAGGTTGGGAGCAGGAATGTGTGGGGGACCTGAACTGGACGGGTACTGACCCTTGCTGCGCAGGCTTACAGAAAGCATCCCCTAGGGAAGGGTGAGGAGCAGGCCCTGGCTGCTGCTGTGCTAGGCCTCTTCTGTGTGCAGCTGGGCCCTGGGCCCAAGGGTGAGGAGCTGTTCCACAACCTGCAGCCCCTGCTGGTTTCTGTGCTCAGCGATGGCACAGCTAACCCTGCTGCCCGGCTCCACGTGAGTGTTCCcacgcccctcccccacccctaagGAGCGTGGTGGGTTCCTCTTAACTCCATGCTCCCCTACTCTAAGGGACTGTGAGACTCGTGATTGGAATCCAGGCTCACACTCCTGACTGTGACCTGAATTTGCCCTCCTCCCAACAGTGCGCTTCTGCTCTCAGCTTGGGCTGTTACGTGGCTGCTGCCGATGTCCAGGTGAGTGGCCTTTAGGGGCAGGTGGTAAAGCACCTATGCCCTCGCTCTGCCCCTAAGTCACTCCCCTACCTTCCTGTGTCCCTAGGACCTGGTCTCTTGCCTTACTTGCTTGGAAGGTGTTTTTAGCCGGGCCTGCGGTATGGGTGGCTCCACAGCCCCAGGGGCCCCTGCCAGCCTACATGGCCTGCTGTGTGCTGCCCTGCAGGCCTGGGCGTTGCTGCTCACCATCTGCCCCAGCACTCACATCAGCCACATCCTTGACAGGTAGGGGCACCgggaggggaaggagaagggagaggagCCCCCTAACCTACACATGAAGCTCAGCCTACCCTTTTCCCAGGCAGCTGCCCTGGCTGCCCCAGCTCTTGTCCAGTGAAAGTGTGAACCTGCGGATCGCTGCCGGCGAGACCATCGCTTTGCTCTTTGAGCTCGCCCGGGACCTTGAGGTGCAGGAAATTGGTGGGGAATAGTGTCTGCGAATGCCACCTGCCCCCCGCCCTCGGCTGCATACAGGCGATGCCAGAGAACTGGGCAGGGGTGTCCAGCCTAGGCAGGGGCCAAGGAGGGGCTCAGGAGGCTAGGCAGGAGAAGAGAAGGGCTTTGTCAGTGAAGGAAGGGCTTGGGTGGCCCATGTTGAGAGCCAGCTGTGCTCTAGTCCTGCCCACATGCTCTGTCCCTCCCCACAGGAAGACTTTATTTACGAGGACATGGAGGCCCTCTGCGGTGCTCTGCGCACTCTGGCCACTGACAGCAACAAGTACCGGGCCAAGGCTGACCGCCGGCGCCAGCGCTCAACTTTTCGTGCTGTCCTGCACTTTATTGAGGTGTGTGAGAACGCGTGTGTCCTAGTGGGGGTGCACCCCCAAGCACCGTGGCCAAGCCCTGTCTACCCTGCAGGGTGGCGAGTGTGAGGAAGAGACAGTCCGCTTTGGGCTCGAGGTGCTGTATGTGGACAGCTGGGCCCGGCGCCGGGTCTACACGGCCTTCAAGGATGTGCTGGGTTCTGGCATGCACCACCACCTCCAGGTGGGGGACCGACCGGGTGGGAGCAGGAAGGGCTGCTTCTGACTGGCTTGATCTCACTGCCCTCTTTGTCCCTAGAACAACGAGCTACTCCGTGACATCTTTGGTCTGGGCCCTGTACTGGTGCTGGATGCTACTGCCCTTAAAGCCTACAAGATTTCACGCTT
The window above is part of the Loxodonta africana isolate mLoxAfr1 chromosome 22, mLoxAfr1.hap2, whole genome shotgun sequence genome. Proteins encoded here:
- the HYAL3 gene encoding hyaluronidase-3 isoform X2 — translated: MGWGAALSVWKVWLWLCSLSSHPLSPAGFHPWGMSMQPGLALVLGVALCLGCGQPPPRAPERPFSVLWNVPSAHCKDRFGVLLPLRALGITANRGQHFQGQNVTIFYKNRLGLYPYFGPRGTAHHGGIPQVVPLGRHLARAACQIRHSLRPDFAGLAVLDWEEWCPLWAGNWGRRRAYQAASWAWAQQVFPHLDPQEQLHQARAGFEQAARALMEDTLRLGQALQPHGLWGFYRFPACGNGWHSMASNYTGRCHAATLARNTQLHWLWAASTALFPSIYLPPRLPPAHHQAFVRHRLEEAFRVAHAGHLHPLPVLAYARLTYRNSGRFLSQPATQPTLRSSQCWRHGAEQWHIPPPLLRRNAGVSTTTWWALWAPM
- the NAA80 gene encoding N-alpha-acetyltransferase 80, producing the protein MTLSPGAAEMIPDPAHQPEETPVPNLAELTLEPVHCRPELLDACADLINEQWPRSRASRLHSLGQSSDAFPLCLMLLSPHPSPEAAPIVVGHARLSRVLDRPQSLLVETVVVARALRGRGFGRRLMEGLEVFAKARGFCRLHLTTQDQLHFYAHLGYQLSEPVQGLVFTSRGLPATLLSAFPRASYPQPPCKAPNLTAQAATRAPKGPPLPPPPPLPELLTTPPPPKAGSSPQSLLETQYRDLRGCPIFWMEKDI
- the IFRD2 gene encoding interferon-related developmental regulator 2 isoform X2, whose protein sequence is MPRARKGNAPRKSGQRRGGGARSSAQADSGSSEDEAASEARSTTSECPSLLSVTAEDCLGGDAVNEQAQQEDLEDKLKEYVDCLTDKSAKTRQGALESLRLALASRLLPDFLLERRLTLADALEKCLKKGKGEEQALAAAVLGLFCVQLGPGPKGEELFHNLQPLLVSVLSDGTANPAARLHCASALSLGCYVAAADVQDLVSCLTCLEGVFSRACGMGGSTAPGAPASLHGLLCAALQAWALLLTICPSTHISHILDRKTLFTRTWRPSAVLCALWPLTATSTGPRLTAGASAQLFVLSCTLLRVASVRKRQSALGSRCCMWTAGPGAGSTRPSRMCWVLACTTTSRTTSYSVTSLVWALYWCWMLLPLKPTRFHALRSTYTTLPPSKPGPKLAAACGTSGQTSCEAGPAGKETVHTLVHVFNRRQCNDWFPPVIVALFF
- the IFRD2 gene encoding interferon-related developmental regulator 2 isoform X1; this encodes MPRARKGNAPRKSGQRRGGGARSSAQADSGSSEDEAASEARSTTSECPSLLSVTAEDCLGGDAVNEQAQQEDLEDKLKEYVDCLTDKSAKTRQGALESLRLALASRLLPDFLLERRLTLADALEKCLKKGKGEEQALAAAVLGLFCVQLGPGPKGEELFHNLQPLLVSVLSDGTANPAARLHCASALSLGCYVAAADVQDLVSCLTCLEGVFSRACGMGGSTAPGAPASLHGLLCAALQAWALLLTICPSTHISHILDRQLPWLPQLLSSESVNLRIAAGETIALLFELARDLEEDFIYEDMEALCGALRTLATDSNKYRAKADRRRQRSTFRAVLHFIEGGECEEETVRFGLEVLYVDSWARRRVYTAFKDVLGSGMHHHLQNNELLRDIFGLGPVLVLDATALKAYKISRFEKHLYNAAAFKARTKARSRVRDKRADIL
- the HYAL3 gene encoding hyaluronidase-3 isoform X1, which codes for MGWGAALSVWKVWLWLCSLSSHPLSPAGFHPWGMSMQPGLALVLGVALCLGCGQPPPRAPERPFSVLWNVPSAHCKDRFGVLLPLRALGITANRGQHFQGQNVTIFYKNRLGLYPYFGPRGTAHHGGIPQVVPLGRHLARAACQIRHSLRPDFAGLAVLDWEEWCPLWAGNWGRRRAYQAASWAWAQQVFPHLDPQEQLHQARAGFEQAARALMEDTLRLGQALQPHGLWGFYRFPACGNGWHSMASNYTGRCHAATLARNTQLHWLWAASTALFPSIYLPPRLPPAHHQAFVRHRLEEAFRVAHAGHLHPLPVLAYARLTYRNSGRFLSQDDLVQTMGVSAALGAAGVVLWGDLSISSSEEECWRLHDYLVGTLGPYVINVTRAAMACSHQRCHGHGRCARRDPGQLEAFLHLRPDGIPGAWESFSCRCYRGWAGPTCQKPRPGPKEVA